In the genome of Daucus carota subsp. sativus chromosome 9, DH1 v3.0, whole genome shotgun sequence, the window taataataatgactgaTATCAGGGGATGAATCCACCCGACCCGATCGACCTTAATCTGACATTACTTTATTTAATAcgtaaaattgaaaaaatgtaTGGCCCTGAAATTACTCGCCCCGCTCCCTTCCCTGTTTACTAACTGCCTCCCTAATCCTATgtatactataaaaaaaattcatacataaatattacataattgttgacgataatataattttatatgtacattttttattctcttattagttttcaatatctcatattataaaaacaaattagttTAGATCAACATCGGTGCAAATTCAGGATTCAGTATGAAATTGAGATAATTCAGATTTTGGATCCGAAACCGTGAGCAGGGATTGCATTCGCATTCCATGATCTCTAAACGATAGTCGatctttatataatatttgattgaaaagaaaatatgattatttcatttcatataatatGAGGGTGTTAAGCagagtatttaagaaataatattattttcttaaaaaatttatacctatattatgtaataaaattatataaatgataaaacaatatgtacttgaatttgtaagtatacaaacttatttttattttataaaaataaccatTCGATGCGTAGCACGGGTAAAATGCTAGTATATAGTACTACTCCAGTACAAACCATCTTATTCTACAACCAGCTGCAATATCACTAAACACACTATAGCACTAAATCTTTTAACAacaccacctccacctccattttCTCCGGCGACGCCTCCACTTCCGGCAACACCAGGTTCGCCGCTCCCTCCACATTTGTCGGCTCCTGTCGCCCCCGTTCATGTCCACCATCCCTCCGTTCCTCCTCCACCGTCTCCACCACCAACGTCcactccacctccacctcttcCACCACCTTCATCTCGACCTCAGCCATCATCACCTCCACCTCGACACAACCACCTTCATCTACGCGCTATCTCAGCCCCTACCACCATCATAActccacctccaccatctcaacCCCCCACCCCCGCATCCTCCATGTCCCCGCCCCCTCCATGTCCACCACCACCAGAATCAACAAACAAGAACAAATCTGGAAGTTGACATAAAGTTGTGGAGACTTTtacaaatatcactaatttctaaagcTAATATCACTAATATGTATAGCTGATATCACTAAATAGTATATCAGAATATCAACGATTTTTGTATACATATCAACAGCAGGTGGTTGAGgtggtgatgatgatggtgaaAGCGGAAACAATGACATGGGTGACAATGTTGGTAGGAGTGTGTGGGTAGAGATGTGATAATAGAGGTGgagggagaggagagagatgaagTGAGGTTGATGAAGGAGATAAAGTGAAGTTGTTGGGTGTATAAAGGGAGAGGTTTTCGGTTTTTATTTTGagggtggtttgtatttgatcatgagcctatataatatgtatatatatatattataaaagtattttaactatagtagttatttttaattatagtaATCTCCGCATACTATTTATGTGACACCTGAATTATGACTGTGTttgattaatcatttaattaactATTATGCATAAGTTGTAAAGTTGCAGTAGCTAGTACTACTTCCTGGAAATTGTACCATATAGTCTATTTTTCTTACTAacttaatttgtgatttttccTCACATCATGGTTTCTCATTTAATCTTGTCCTTCCTGAACTCGAAGAATTACCATCATGATTTTTTCAAAAGACTATCAAATTTAagtcaaaacaatcaaaaaaagGTTAAATGGATCCGAATATCCGATCCGTGATCAGTGATCTGGGTATGGACCGGCCTGTCAAAAATCCGATCCCGCTCCGATCCGAATTTGAATCCgataaaataaatggatatggatttaaATTGATCCGATTTGAATATAATTCGTTGACAAGCCTATTTCAAAGAGCTTTGGGCAATGCCGGTGTATCTACATAGGTGTAtccaaaacttttttttttgtcacaagatactttcGCGTATAAGAAATTGTATCGAAGTACAATAGCCGCTGCCAGAATTCCTTTCGTTCAATAAAATTTACCATCTAATCCTCGGACATGACATGAAGAGATGACCGAGTACACTTAAacgataaaactttaatgttcaATAAAAACACCCATAAGAGGTCCCGTTATCATTTTTTCATCCACTCTCTATcctgaaaaaatacaataaaaaaaaagcataataagttcatacaaacaagaaaatattaaaactatCTAAAACGTAGAGGAAAGAGTCAACAaactcataattaaaaaaaaaaaaagatatgaatataatataatttttttaaaaataaggaaagtaaaaacaaaaattaatgtaaaacaaATCATTAAAACTTGAACAAACTCCAACTCGGAGTATTTACCTCATGCTCAGTGGTGAGAGAATTGCTTCCACAGACTTGCCATGATACCCAGGATTTCTTCCTTCACAAGGACCAAGATATCAAATCAAATCGTTATAAGAAAGCTTGGCATAAACAACTGACGAGAGCATCATCTGAATGTCCATTAACATAAAACTTGAAATCTATTTTCCATGCctgttttacatatataatatccaTTAACATAAAAGTTGAAATCTAATTTCCATGCctgttttacatatattttctgtCTCAGCATCGCATACTCAATTTACACAGAATTATACCTATTCTTAAGATAAAGGTTGTCCGTTCGCCTTATTCTTCAATATCTTTATCACATGTTATCATTCATAATCATCATCCATTCATTCCTTCCCATCATAATGTTGCATATTAACCATATATTGTATATTCCTTTGCCAAAAAGTTTATGCTATACCATCAAACTACAGAGCAACTTAAAGCTTGAATCGTTCTCTTATATGTGTGTCCAAATTTAATAAAGTGCTATAGATATTATTTCTATATGGGTGAGAAGTATCTCCAGCTATAAATACATTATTCCTACCTTCCACTTCAATCCAGCTGCTTCCAGCAGATTTTTTCAATTCTCTAGTCTTCATTAGCTTCCTTGTCTCCGCCACGCCATCCCATCGAGCATTTGCAGCATATAAGTTTGACATCACTACATAGTTCCCGATGTTGTTAGCTTCCATCGAAAAAAGACGGTCTGCCACATCACATCCTATTTCCACTTCATGGTGATTTCTGCAAGCGCCTAATAATGCTCCCCATATATTAGCATTGGCTTCAACTGGCATGCTAGTGACAAAAGAATATGCGTCATTTACTCGACCTGCTCGAGCAAGGAGATCTACCACACAACCATACTGCTCCATTGTCGGTTCAAGCCTATGCAGCTTATCTATTGAATCAAAAATTTTCAACCCTTCATTTAAAAGGCCGGCATGGCTGCAAGCAGATAATATTGTGGTTATAATAACATGATCTGGCTCTATGCCCAACTCGAGCATGTTAAAGTATACTCCTAAAGCTTTAGATCCCATACCGTGCATGGCATATCCTCCAACCATAGCAGTAAACATAACTAGGTCTTTCATAAAAGCAGACTTGAAAAGATTATGTGCACTACCTATACTTCCACATTTTGAATATAGATCTATAAGAGTGCCCAGCACGCAAGCATCATCAAAACAAGCCCGAACAACATATCCATGGCATTGCTTTAACAAGTGAACTGATGCAATTTGAGAACAAACAGGAAGGATGCTCATAACAGTTAAGGCATCAGGCTTTAATCCATTATTTTGTAATTCGAAAAACAGGGAGAGTGcttgaccatgatgatcattttcAGTGTATACTCGAACCATCAGATTCCAGGTGGTCAAATCTCTTTCAGACATAGTTGTGAATATCATGTTTGCATTGTCATGTAAACCACAATTCACGTACCCGGAGATCATTGAATTGCAAGTGACCACATTTCGATTCTCAGATAAACTTTCAAACAGAGTTGACGCATACAACATATTGCCACATTTACCATATGCATCAATTAGTGCATTCCTAAGCTTCAGTTCTGTAGTACCGAGTAAAATGTGAGCTTTTATTGCGTAAGCATGAGCTTCTTTAACTGTACCAACTCTGGAAAGAGTAGCGGAAAACTGTACTGTACTTATGAGAGTAACAGAATCTGGCTTTATCCCTTCCCTAAACATCCATTTTAACATGTTCACAAAGTCAGTATCAAACCCACTTTCTGCAAAGGCGTCGAGTATGCTATTCCAAGATATCAAGTCCCTCTTtctaatcaataaaaatatccTATATGCAGCTTTAATGTCATTACATTTTGCATAAAAGGAAATTAGGGCGTTTTCAACTGCCGTATCCTCAATCAGACCAGGATGCCGTACGATATAGCCATGAATCTGCTGCCCCGCCTTCAAGTTACATAAATGGGAACATGCAGGTAGAATGCTAACTAGAGTTACATGGTCAGGTTTCAATGCAGCAACAGACACAAAATCATGAAACAACTTGAGTGCTTTCATTGACTCTCCATTTGAGCAATATCCAGCAATAACTGAATTCCATGAGACCGAATCTCTTGATTTCATTCTTGCAAAAAGGTATTCGACTTCATTCATTCGTCGAATTCTTGAGTAAAAACCCATCAAAGCATTGGTTACAGATATATTATCCATCAAATCTGGCCTATGTAACACATAACTATGAATTTCTTTTCCAAAACGATGAGCAGCAT includes:
- the LOC108200424 gene encoding putative pentatricopeptide repeat-containing protein At5g08490 isoform X2, whose product is MNDGFFLLRQKIRYSAGYNSDHHTLATMLKSCAAISDIKLGKTLHSQVVKLGHNSCQFVCKAILNMYAKCNIFDDCLKLFRQNSSNDAITWNIVLSGFSGSRIHDSEVMKLFNKMHTAEDPKPTSVTIAIILPVCARARALGAGRSVHSYAIKTGLESDTLVGNSLVSMYAKSGLICDDANAMFRMITEKDVVSWNAMIAGFAENKFTGEAFRLFCWMLKDSAVPNYATIANILPVCAGLEENAAHRFGKEIHSYVLHRPDLMDNISVTNALMGFYSRIRRMNEVEYLFARMKSRDSVSWNSVIAGYCSNGESMKALKLFHDFVSVAALKPDHVTLVSILPACSHLCNLKAGQQIHGYIVRHPGLIEDTAVENALISFYAKCNDIKAAYRIFLLIRKRDLISWNSILDAFAESGFDTDFVNMLKWMFREGIKPDSVTLISTVQFSATLSRVGTVKEAHAYAIKAHILLGTTELKLRNALIDAYGKCGNMLYASTLFESLSENRNVVTCNSMISGYVNCGLHDNANMIFTTMSERDLTTWNLMVRVYTENDHHGQALSLFFELQNNGLKPDALTVMSILPVCSQIASVHLLKQCHGYVVRACFDDACVLGTLIDLYSKCGSIGSAHNLFKSAFMKDLVMFTAMVGGYAMHGMGSKALGVYFNMLELGIEPDHVIITTILSACSHAGLLNEGLKIFDSIDKLHRLEPTMEQYGCVVDLLARAGRVNDAYSFVTSMPVEANANIWGALLGACRNHHEVEIGCDVADRLFSMEANNIGNYVVMSNLYAANARWDGVAETRKLMKTRELKKSAGSSWIEVEGRNPGYHGKSVEAILSPLSMRIESG
- the LOC108200424 gene encoding putative pentatricopeptide repeat-containing protein At5g08490 isoform X1 gives rise to the protein MNDGFFLLRQKIRYSAGYNSDHHTLATMLKSCAAISDIKLGKTLHSQVVKLGHNSCQFVCKAILNMYAKCNIFDDCLKLFRQNSSNDAITWNIVLSGFSGSRIHDSEVMKLFNKMHTAEDPKPTSVTIAIILPVCARARALGAGRSVHSYAIKTGLESDTLVGNSLVSMYAKSGLICDDANAMFRMITEKDVVSWNAMIAGFAENKFTGEAFRLFCWMLKDSAVPNYATIANILPVCAGLEENAAHRFGKEIHSYVLHRPDLMDNISVTNALMGFYSRIRRMNEVEYLFARMKSRDSVSWNSVIAGYCSNGESMKALKLFHDFVSVAALKPDHVTLVSILPACSHLCNLKAGQQIHGYIVRHPGLIEDTAVENALISFYAKCNDIKAAYRIFLLIRKRDLISWNSILDAFAESGFDTDFVNMLKWMFREGIKPDSVTLISTVQFSATLSRVGTVKEAHAYAIKAHILLGTTELKLRNALIDAYGKCGNMLYASTLFESLSENRNVVTCNSMISGYVNCGLHDNANMIFTTMSERDLTTWNLMVRVYTENDHHGQALSLFFELQNNGLKPDALTVMSILPVCSQIASVHLLKQCHGYVVRACFDDACVLGTLIDLYSKCGSIGSAHNLFKSAFMKDLVMFTAMVGGYAMHGMGSKALGVYFNMLELGIEPDHVIITTILSACSHAGLLNEGLKIFDSIDKLHRLEPTMEQYGCVVDLLARAGRVNDAYSFVTSMPVEANANIWGALLGACRNHHEVEIGCDVADRLFSMEANNIGNYVVMSNLYAANARWDGVAETRKLMKTRELKKSAGSSWIEVEGRNPGYHGKSVEAILSPLSMRNRNCSTTAAFRFWTLQ
- the LOC108200424 gene encoding putative pentatricopeptide repeat-containing protein At5g08490 isoform X4, translating into MKLFNKMHTAEDPKPTSVTIAIILPVCARARALGAGRSVHSYAIKTGLESDTLVGNSLVSMYAKSGLICDDANAMFRMITEKDVVSWNAMIAGFAENKFTGEAFRLFCWMLKDSAVPNYATIANILPVCAGLEENAAHRFGKEIHSYVLHRPDLMDNISVTNALMGFYSRIRRMNEVEYLFARMKSRDSVSWNSVIAGYCSNGESMKALKLFHDFVSVAALKPDHVTLVSILPACSHLCNLKAGQQIHGYIVRHPGLIEDTAVENALISFYAKCNDIKAAYRIFLLIRKRDLISWNSILDAFAESGFDTDFVNMLKWMFREGIKPDSVTLISTVQFSATLSRVGTVKEAHAYAIKAHILLGTTELKLRNALIDAYGKCGNMLYASTLFESLSENRNVVTCNSMISGYVNCGLHDNANMIFTTMSERDLTTWNLMVRVYTENDHHGQALSLFFELQNNGLKPDALTVMSILPVCSQIASVHLLKQCHGYVVRACFDDACVLGTLIDLYSKCGSIGSAHNLFKSAFMKDLVMFTAMVGGYAMHGMGSKALGVYFNMLELGIEPDHVIITTILSACSHAGLLNEGLKIFDSIDKLHRLEPTMEQYGCVVDLLARAGRVNDAYSFVTSMPVEANANIWGALLGACRNHHEVEIGCDVADRLFSMEANNIGNYVVMSNLYAANARWDGVAETRKLMKTRELKKSAGSSWIEVEGRNPGYHGKSVEAILSPLSMRNRNCSTTAAFRFWTLQ
- the LOC108200424 gene encoding putative pentatricopeptide repeat-containing protein At5g08490 isoform X3 encodes the protein MNDGFFLLRQKIRYSAGYNSDHHTLATMLKSCAAISDIKLGKTLHSQVVKLGHNSCQFVCKAILNMYAKCNIFDDCLKLFRQNSSNDAITWNIVLSGFSGSRIHDSEVMKLFNKMHTAEDPKPTSVTIAIILPVCARARALGAGRSVHSYAIKTGLESDTLVGNSLVSMYAKSGLICDDANAMFRMITEKDVVSWNAMIAGFAENKFTGEAFRLFCWMLKDSAVPNYATIANILPVCAGLEENAAHRFGKEIHSYVLHRPDLMDNISVTNALMGFYSRIRRMNEVEYLFARMKSRDSVSWNSVIAGYCSNGESMKALKLFHDFVSVAALKPDHVTLVSILPACSHLCNLKAGQQIHGYIVRHPGLIEDTAVENALISFYAKCNDIKAAYRIFLLIRKRDLISWNSILDAFAESGFDTDFVNMLKWMFREGIKPDSVTLISTVQFSATLSRVGTVKEAHAYAIKAHILLGTTELKLRNALIDAYGKCGNMLYASTLFESLSENRNVVTCNSMISGYVNCGLHDNANMIFTTMSERDLTTWNLMVRVYTENDHHGQALSLFFELQNNGLKPDALTVMSILPVCSQIASVHLLKQCHGYVVRACFDDACVLGTLIDLYSKCGSIGSAHNLFKSAFMKDLVMFTAMVGGYAMHGMGSKALGVYFNMLELGIEPDHVIITTILSACSHAGLLNEGLKIFDSIDKLHRLEPTMEQYGCVVDLLARAGRVNDAYSFVTSMPVEANANIWGALLGACRNHHEVEIGCDVADRLFSMEANNIGNYVVMSNLYAANARWDGVAETRKLMKTRELKKSAGSSWIEVEGMENRFQVLC